In the genome of Patescibacteria group bacterium, one region contains:
- a CDS encoding glycosyltransferase codes for MEKKEMKISVISTTYNRKDLLKQTIESVQKSIVAPLDSVEFEHIIYDDASTDGTEELFKDNPWKNVKYIRGEENKGPSYGRNRAIEACTGDYIFLIDSDDIILQRTLHNFAICALEHPQTQWFVSSFLHVDNDLKYIVGDDYYTWNFKDTHEMLTAIFKGEHFIQSSVFFTKDIFFKAGMFDENLSMGEDLDFFIRVLLLDEMPKFEAFISHLHRFHTSNLSDGITKEKHLKQIDFFREKYSAELAKAQIKV; via the coding sequence ATGGAAAAGAAAGAAATGAAAATATCGGTAATTTCTACAACATACAATAGAAAAGATCTACTAAAACAAACTATCGAGAGTGTGCAAAAGTCGATTGTGGCTCCTTTAGATTCTGTTGAATTTGAGCATATTATATACGACGATGCCTCAACTGATGGAACTGAGGAATTATTTAAAGATAATCCTTGGAAAAACGTAAAATATATTCGAGGAGAAGAAAACAAAGGACCTTCATATGGCCGCAATAGAGCAATAGAGGCATGTACAGGGGACTATATTTTTCTCATTGATAGTGATGACATAATCCTTCAGCGAACGCTTCATAATTTTGCTATCTGTGCATTAGAACATCCTCAGACACAATGGTTTGTATCTTCATTTTTGCATGTTGATAATGATCTCAAGTACATCGTTGGAGATGATTACTACACATGGAATTTTAAGGATACTCATGAAATGCTTACTGCTATTTTTAAAGGAGAACACTTTATACAAAGCAGTGTGTTCTTTACTAAAGATATATTCTTTAAAGCAGGTATGTTTGATGAGAATTTGTCGATGGGAGAAGATTTAGACTTCTTTATTAGAGTTCTACTATTGGACGAAATGCCAAAGTTTGAAGCATTTATATCACATCTACACCGGTTCCATACTTCAAATCTTTCAGATGGCATAACAAAGGAAAAGCATTTGAAACAAATTGATTTCTTCCGAGAAAAATATTCTGCTGAGCTTGCAAAGGCACAAATAAAAGTTTAA
- a CDS encoding SulP family inorganic anion transporter — MNGIVDQLKKNWISALSVALVSVPLSLSLSIASGAGPVAGVITAIWAGLFAGIFGGSKFNIVGPAGALAGILASIAFVYGAAVLPLIAIVSGFMILVVWFFKWDRYLIFVPSAVVHGFTLGVALTIGFGQLNFALGLKDLPKHEHLISNILESLKHIAFSQTWSVIPFIVGLGLMFTILKYKPRWPNTVIVAALGILFGYLTSIGTIPLTIDTLFTKFGDLILRPFNIPTLSRDMFNQVIFQYSAVVAFVVVLETLISAKIADGMTKTKFKQRKEVLGVGLANIAAGIFGGIPASGVFARTAINVKSGATSNWSQIINAVFVAILAMVLLPGFKFIPLSVIAAILVYASIRMVATHHFKKLYKFDRSAFWISMAVAIITVVYDATAGILVGTLLALLVFARKLSSAQCNVTINEEDGQTDATEVLNENVKGKEVVYRFAGELTYINAKSHIERLQRISSDSAIVLNFRNLFYIDVDGIEALDEIIEDLDRRNQSVFVTGVNENIMKFVKDHEWFKKLVHENRVLTTTDAAIAQSKTISLKNL, encoded by the coding sequence ATGAACGGAATAGTTGATCAATTAAAGAAGAACTGGATTTCAGCTCTCTCAGTGGCACTGGTATCAGTACCGCTTTCTCTTTCACTAAGTATTGCTTCAGGAGCGGGTCCTGTCGCCGGAGTCATTACTGCAATTTGGGCCGGGTTATTTGCCGGAATTTTCGGAGGAAGTAAATTCAACATTGTAGGCCCTGCAGGAGCACTCGCTGGGATTTTAGCTTCTATTGCTTTTGTGTATGGTGCTGCTGTACTACCTTTGATTGCTATTGTTTCTGGATTTATGATTTTGGTTGTTTGGTTTTTTAAATGGGACCGATATCTTATTTTCGTTCCATCTGCTGTGGTGCATGGTTTTACGCTCGGTGTTGCACTTACTATTGGTTTTGGTCAGCTCAATTTTGCATTGGGATTGAAAGATCTTCCAAAACATGAACATCTCATTTCAAATATATTAGAATCATTAAAACATATCGCATTCTCTCAAACATGGTCTGTGATTCCTTTTATAGTAGGTCTTGGACTAATGTTTACTATTCTTAAATACAAACCTCGTTGGCCTAATACTGTTATTGTTGCTGCTCTAGGTATTTTATTTGGATACCTTACAAGTATTGGAACAATTCCACTTACTATTGATACTCTGTTTACAAAATTTGGCGACCTTATCCTTCGACCGTTCAATATTCCGACATTGTCTCGAGATATGTTTAACCAAGTGATTTTCCAGTATTCTGCAGTTGTTGCATTCGTGGTAGTTCTTGAAACATTGATATCAGCAAAGATTGCAGATGGAATGACTAAGACAAAATTCAAGCAGCGAAAGGAAGTACTTGGAGTGGGACTTGCAAACATTGCTGCAGGTATCTTCGGAGGTATTCCAGCAAGTGGAGTATTTGCTCGAACAGCCATCAATGTAAAAAGTGGAGCAACATCAAACTGGTCTCAAATTATTAATGCTGTTTTTGTTGCTATTCTAGCTATGGTATTGCTCCCAGGATTTAAGTTTATTCCTTTATCTGTAATTGCTGCAATTCTTGTATATGCATCTATAAGAATGGTTGCAACACATCATTTTAAGAAGCTCTATAAATTTGATCGATCAGCATTTTGGATTTCTATGGCAGTAGCTATAATTACTGTTGTTTATGATGCTACAGCAGGTATTCTTGTCGGAACCCTCCTAGCATTGCTTGTATTTGCTCGAAAGCTATCGAGTGCTCAATGTAATGTAACTATTAATGAAGAAGATGGTCAGACAGATGCTACTGAAGTTCTTAATGAAAATGTGAAAGGAAAGGAAGTCGTGTATAGATTTGCTGGAGAACTCACATATATCAATGCTAAGAGCCACATAGAACGATTACAGAGAATTAGTTCAGATAGTGCTATAGTTCTCAACTTTAGAAATTTATTTTATATAGACGTAGATGGAATCGAAGCCCTAGATGAAATTATTGAAGATTTAGACCGAAGAAATCAGTCGGTATTTGTGACGGGAGTAAACGAAAATATCATGAAGTTTGTAAAAGATCATGAATGGTTTAAAAAGCTTGTACATGAAAATAGAGTGCTTACAACAACGGATGCTGCAATTGCTCAATCAAAAACTATTTCTCTAAAGAATCTATAA
- a CDS encoding ATP-dependent Clp protease proteolytic subunit, protein MATSQKISYQVSSEEKLVLPYLPARTIQWIGGVSGGILADMIERIQNLVIDNPTEPINLVVTSHGGPTGIGMSFYDSMRSVYKPVLNTIGSGDVDSSGIIIFLTGKNRFITPNTTLLLHLAGRTFDMPKRMTTPEMESIVKEDKLKDFQYASVIADQSNGKLTVQKVLELMANNTVLTPSDAVELGIAHAILE, encoded by the coding sequence ATGGCCACAAGTCAAAAGATTAGTTATCAAGTTAGTTCTGAAGAAAAATTAGTTTTACCATATCTTCCTGCACGAACTATACAGTGGATTGGTGGTGTAAGTGGTGGAATACTTGCTGACATGATCGAACGAATTCAAAATCTCGTTATCGACAATCCTACTGAGCCAATTAATCTTGTGGTTACATCCCATGGCGGTCCAACTGGTATCGGCATGAGTTTTTATGACAGTATGAGAAGTGTGTACAAGCCAGTTCTCAACACCATTGGATCAGGAGATGTTGATTCAAGTGGAATTATTATTTTTCTCACAGGTAAAAACAGATTCATAACTCCAAACACAACTCTCCTTCTCCATCTTGCCGGACGAACTTTTGATATGCCAAAACGAATGACTACTCCAGAAATGGAATCTATTGTTAAAGAAGATAAACTTAAAGATTTTCAATACGCTTCAGTAATAGCTGATCAATCAAATGGAAAGCTTACCGTGCAAAAAGTTTTAGAACTTATGGCAAACAATACAGTACTCACACCTTCCGATGCTGTAGAACTAGGTATAGCTCACGCAATTCTCGAATAG
- a CDS encoding glycogen/starch synthase, protein MSKKLNIAHIASEVEPFSKSGGLANVLSSLPKAHKELGYDVIVITPLFEHIIDPKTLELIGAAETIELSEGIYEKVSFYRGYIDNLVPVYFIQNQKYLSDLKILYGAENDNARFMLFNVAALHLIKKLEFKADIIQCHDWHSGLVPYFLKGRYKKDEFWKDTSTLFTIHNLTYQLGHNWWDIPSEERDDGRSSLPKFDDPALEKVNFAKRAIIYADAINAVSETYREEIMTKDFGQELNRVLKNREKRVFGIVNGIDYNEFNPLTDPGLIQHYSDKSVQRKRTNKKWLQKFYKLTVNPDIPLICMTSRITEQKGFKLLMNIIKLILRFEVQIIIMGDGDKEMVSYFEKVQKEFPKQLVIVPFDHEKETLYYAASDIFLLPSRFEPCGINQMIALRYGCIPVVHHIGGLADTIVDYDPLKKSGNGFTFKRYSAVNLLVAIVRALETFKHKRAWKELTISSLREANSWLLPAFKYIDLYETTIKLKRRSDREDKQK, encoded by the coding sequence ATGTCTAAAAAATTAAACATAGCTCATATAGCTTCAGAAGTGGAGCCATTTTCAAAGAGTGGTGGCCTGGCCAATGTGCTCAGTTCGCTTCCAAAAGCTCATAAAGAATTGGGGTATGACGTAATTGTAATCACTCCGCTTTTTGAACACATCATTGATCCAAAAACTTTGGAACTTATTGGTGCTGCAGAAACAATTGAATTGAGTGAAGGTATATACGAGAAGGTAAGTTTCTACCGAGGCTATATAGATAATCTTGTTCCTGTATATTTCATTCAAAATCAAAAATACCTTAGTGATCTTAAAATATTGTATGGAGCAGAAAATGATAATGCGCGATTTATGTTGTTTAACGTTGCCGCATTGCATCTCATAAAAAAACTGGAATTTAAAGCAGACATTATTCAATGTCATGATTGGCATTCGGGTCTCGTTCCATATTTTCTCAAGGGTAGATATAAAAAAGATGAATTTTGGAAAGATACATCAACACTTTTTACGATTCACAATCTAACCTATCAGCTGGGACACAACTGGTGGGATATCCCTTCAGAAGAAAGAGATGACGGCCGATCATCATTACCAAAATTTGATGATCCAGCACTTGAAAAAGTAAACTTTGCAAAACGCGCAATTATATATGCAGATGCAATTAACGCTGTTTCTGAAACATATAGAGAAGAAATCATGACCAAGGACTTTGGTCAGGAATTAAATCGCGTACTCAAAAATCGAGAAAAGCGCGTGTTTGGAATTGTAAACGGGATTGATTACAACGAGTTTAATCCACTTACCGATCCAGGACTCATTCAGCACTATAGTGATAAGTCTGTACAAAGAAAACGTACAAATAAAAAATGGCTTCAAAAATTCTATAAGCTTACCGTCAATCCAGATATTCCACTTATCTGCATGACATCTCGAATTACAGAACAAAAAGGTTTTAAGCTTTTGATGAACATCATAAAGCTAATACTCAGATTTGAAGTCCAGATTATTATTATGGGAGATGGAGATAAGGAGATGGTGAGTTATTTTGAGAAGGTTCAAAAAGAATTCCCAAAGCAATTAGTTATAGTTCCATTCGATCACGAAAAAGAAACACTGTATTATGCTGCTTCAGATATCTTTCTACTACCTTCTCGATTTGAACCATGTGGAATCAATCAAATGATTGCACTTCGCTATGGATGTATTCCTGTGGTTCACCATATTGGGGGACTTGCAGATACTATTGTCGATTATGATCCACTTAAAAAGAGTGGAAACGGATTTACTTTCAAACGCTATAGCGCAGTCAATTTGCTTGTCGCCATTGTACGAGCTCTTGAGACTTTCAAGCACAAGCGAGCATGGAAAGAATTAACAATATCTAGTCTACGAGAAGCTAATTCATGGCTGCTTCCTGCATTTAAGTATATTGATTTGTATGAAACTACAATCAAGCTCAAACGTCGTTCAGATAGAGAGGATAAACAAAAATAA